A stretch of Rubinisphaera margarita DNA encodes these proteins:
- a CDS encoding nucleotide sugar dehydrogenase, which translates to MHAELKQKIEDKKSIIGVIGLGYVGLPLISAFFNKGFKALGFDVDPAKVDALNAGKSYIKHINSKEVTDWRESGRFEATADASRMAEADVLLICVPTPLSDSRDPDLAYVEQTTESIAKTLRKGQLIILESTTYPTTTRDVMLPILEKSGLKAGDDFYLAYSPEREDPGNPDFTAAGIPKVVGGYDPTSLDLATTLYSQAIVKVVPVSSCEVAEACKILENTYRAVNIALVNELKTLFDRMGIDVWEVINAAKTKPFGFQAFYPGPGLGGHCIPIDPFYLTWLARKQGLTTRFIELAGEVNSRMPEYVITRLAEFLNENGKPIKGSKILLLGVAYKKDVDDPRESPSFVLMEELLRRGADLSYNDPHVPKLPKMRHHDLPAMESLELTPESLQEQDCVLIATDHSAYDYEFIVKHARMVLDTRNATVNVASEREKIYKA; encoded by the coding sequence ATGCACGCGGAGCTCAAACAGAAAATCGAAGATAAGAAGTCCATTATCGGAGTGATTGGACTGGGCTATGTCGGCCTCCCCCTGATCAGTGCATTCTTCAATAAAGGGTTCAAAGCGCTCGGCTTCGACGTCGATCCGGCCAAGGTCGACGCGCTCAACGCTGGTAAAAGTTACATCAAGCATATCAACAGCAAGGAAGTGACCGACTGGCGGGAATCGGGTCGTTTTGAAGCGACCGCCGATGCGTCCCGCATGGCCGAAGCCGATGTCCTGCTGATTTGTGTGCCGACCCCGCTGAGCGACAGCCGCGATCCGGATCTGGCTTATGTCGAGCAGACCACCGAGTCGATCGCCAAGACTCTGCGGAAAGGTCAGCTGATCATTCTCGAAAGCACCACGTATCCGACAACGACCCGGGACGTGATGCTGCCGATTCTCGAAAAGAGCGGACTCAAAGCCGGCGATGACTTCTACCTGGCGTACAGCCCCGAGCGGGAAGATCCAGGTAATCCCGACTTCACCGCAGCCGGAATTCCCAAGGTGGTTGGCGGCTACGATCCGACGAGCCTCGATCTGGCCACGACATTGTATTCTCAGGCGATCGTGAAAGTGGTTCCGGTTTCGAGCTGCGAAGTGGCCGAAGCCTGCAAGATTCTTGAGAACACCTATCGAGCCGTGAACATCGCTCTGGTCAACGAACTGAAGACTCTGTTCGATCGAATGGGCATCGATGTCTGGGAAGTCATCAATGCCGCCAAGACCAAGCCGTTCGGTTTCCAGGCGTTCTATCCCGGCCCCGGCCTCGGTGGACACTGCATTCCGATCGACCCGTTCTACCTGACCTGGCTGGCCCGCAAGCAGGGACTGACCACGCGGTTCATCGAACTGGCCGGGGAAGTCAACTCCCGCATGCCGGAGTATGTGATCACTCGCCTGGCCGAGTTTCTCAACGAAAACGGCAAGCCGATCAAGGGAAGCAAGATCCTGCTCCTCGGCGTGGCTTACAAGAAGGACGTCGACGATCCTCGTGAAAGCCCGTCGTTCGTGCTGATGGAAGAACTGCTCCGCCGCGGTGCCGATCTGTCCTACAACGATCCGCACGTGCCGAAGCTGCCAAAGATGCGTCATCACGATCTGCCGGCCATGGAGAGCCTGGAACTGACTCCGGAATCTCTGCAGGAGCAGGACTGCGTGCTGATCGCGACCGATCACTCGGCTTACGATTACGAGTTCATCGTGAAGCACGCGAGGATGGTGCTCGACACCCGCAACGCGACGGTGAATGTCGCCAGCGAACGCGAGAAGATTTACAAAGCCTGA
- a CDS encoding FG-GAP repeat domain-containing protein, which yields MLRNVAFGVLLVWAASASAEPWKMHVIDNSSRGADGVKLADINGDGRLDIATGWEEGGRIGLCLQPPVHRIREAWPSVTVGKVKSPEDAFFADVNGDGQLDLVSCCEGKEQAIYLHLAPADPKRIPHASAWKTELLTDSRDKTRWMFGTAVNFDADPASELFCGSKNPHGQIGWYDISADDPSAARWHPIGPAGWIMSLLQVDVDGDGDLDLVYSDRKDARRACWFRLNPRDGSDPAGWAEGVIGGKDSEVMFLSAADANADGRIDFVCPIKGGSFEIYLNRGLCDSEPIFETVRIAFPEKTGTAKCAKLADLNLDGQLDLVASCEHAERKYGVFWMSGQIPESGEEPVRFAFHEISGNEHGVKYDLVELLDLDADGDLDLITCEERDNLGVIWYENPTR from the coding sequence ATGCTGAGGAATGTTGCGTTTGGAGTACTGCTGGTCTGGGCGGCTTCCGCATCGGCGGAGCCGTGGAAGATGCATGTGATCGACAATTCCTCGCGGGGAGCGGACGGCGTCAAACTGGCCGACATCAACGGCGACGGGCGGCTCGATATCGCAACCGGCTGGGAAGAAGGAGGCCGCATCGGGCTCTGCCTGCAGCCGCCAGTTCATCGCATTCGGGAGGCCTGGCCGTCGGTGACTGTCGGGAAGGTTAAGTCGCCGGAAGATGCCTTCTTCGCAGATGTGAATGGCGATGGCCAGCTCGATCTCGTCAGCTGCTGCGAAGGGAAAGAGCAGGCGATTTATCTGCACCTGGCCCCGGCCGATCCCAAGCGGATTCCCCACGCCAGTGCGTGGAAAACAGAGCTGCTGACCGATTCGCGGGACAAAACCCGCTGGATGTTCGGCACAGCGGTGAACTTCGATGCCGACCCGGCTTCCGAGTTATTCTGTGGTTCGAAGAATCCGCATGGGCAAATTGGCTGGTACGACATCTCAGCCGACGATCCCTCTGCGGCTCGCTGGCATCCGATTGGCCCGGCTGGCTGGATCATGTCTCTATTACAGGTCGACGTCGACGGCGATGGGGATCTCGATCTGGTCTATTCCGACCGCAAAGACGCACGGCGGGCCTGCTGGTTTCGGCTCAACCCCCGCGATGGCTCCGATCCGGCCGGCTGGGCTGAGGGGGTAATCGGCGGAAAGGACTCGGAAGTGATGTTCCTCTCCGCAGCCGATGCCAACGCGGATGGCCGCATCGACTTTGTCTGCCCGATCAAAGGGGGTTCGTTCGAGATCTATCTGAATCGAGGCTTGTGTGATTCCGAGCCGATCTTCGAAACGGTCCGCATCGCATTTCCTGAGAAGACGGGAACGGCGAAATGTGCGAAGCTGGCCGATCTGAATCTGGATGGCCAGCTCGATCTGGTGGCCAGTTGTGAACATGCCGAGCGAAAGTATGGCGTGTTCTGGATGTCAGGACAGATTCCGGAGTCGGGCGAGGAACCGGTTCGGTTTGCTTTTCATGAGATTTCCGGGAACGAGCACGGGGTCAAGTACGATCTCGTCGAGCTTCTGGATCTGGATGCGGATGGCGATCTGGACCTGATTACCTGTGAAGAGCGGGATAACCTGGGCGTGATCTGGTACGAGAACCCGACCCGCTGA
- a CDS encoding HpcH/HpaI aldolase family protein yields the protein MKKNPVKQALRDGEPQVGTWLSLESVFATRFMARVGFPWLTVDIEHSPVDWETAALMFGAIADAGCVPLARVPRGDHDLIKRVLDAGAMGIVVPMVNTVEEAKAAIAAAKYPPVGNRSVGGAIHALNFDAAAGDYYKYANDEILVVLQTESPEGVENAEEIYALPGVDAIFVGPNDLKFQMRNFTSDGGDPTPDEFEAMLQRILAAGKKTGTPVGLHVLTVEDTKRRIDEGWQFIAMASELKMMVNEASRVVKELGLSAAKGDLAKY from the coding sequence ATGAAAAAGAACCCCGTTAAGCAGGCCCTTCGAGACGGCGAACCTCAGGTCGGAACCTGGCTGTCGCTGGAAAGTGTGTTTGCGACTCGCTTTATGGCACGAGTCGGCTTCCCCTGGCTGACCGTCGACATCGAGCATTCTCCGGTCGACTGGGAGACGGCGGCCCTCATGTTTGGGGCCATCGCCGATGCCGGCTGCGTTCCTCTGGCCCGGGTCCCGCGCGGCGACCATGATCTCATCAAGCGGGTCCTCGATGCCGGCGCGATGGGAATTGTCGTGCCGATGGTCAACACCGTCGAAGAGGCCAAAGCAGCGATCGCGGCGGCCAAGTATCCGCCCGTCGGCAACCGTTCCGTTGGCGGAGCCATTCATGCGCTGAACTTCGATGCCGCCGCCGGCGACTACTACAAGTACGCCAACGACGAGATCCTCGTCGTGCTGCAGACCGAATCGCCAGAGGGAGTCGAAAACGCCGAGGAAATCTACGCGCTGCCGGGCGTCGATGCCATTTTCGTCGGCCCCAATGACCTCAAATTCCAGATGCGAAACTTCACCTCCGACGGCGGCGATCCGACCCCGGACGAGTTCGAAGCGATGCTCCAGCGGATTCTGGCCGCGGGCAAGAAAACCGGAACCCCGGTCGGTCTGCATGTGTTGACCGTCGAAGACACGAAACGCCGCATCGACGAAGGCTGGCAGTTCATCGCCATGGCGAGCGAACTGAAAATGATGGTCAACGAAGCGAGCCGCGTGGTGAAAGAACTTGGCCTCTCCGCCGCCAAAGGAGATCTCGCCAAGTATTAA
- the mfd gene encoding transcription-repair coupling factor — protein MAPEEEMVAGTAAAVAGIPDLVPLVESAPEIAEIVAALQRGQSGTVDGAWGSSRALATAVFARACPDTLVVVAPRASDVEDLTVDLAEFLGHEPPVLPVIDGSPASWNPVDPQYAVRLATLKKLIDGGVSCLVTSIEALMQPVPSADQMRQYSRILKVGEELDLEEFSRWLVEHNLERTTAIELRGEFAIHGGIIDLWSTDAALPYRIELFGDEIESIRTFDVESQRKVDSLEEISLTLFPKSLKGKPFNAGKEFSQHLASYLPAESWFVLSELQEVMDEGKQYLDRLDDRTGLFHVRGAIEGCTQFPSVSISAISAGSFEQSCDLRTESIERFAFGDSDPLNELEQSLAADESVLLCCLNEGERSRLGELIAEKHPGLQERTRLCLGRLTRGFRLVRQRLLVVGDHELYGRRDVRPNQKKRTLQTRAIESFLELNEGDLVVHVGHGIGKYRGMQLVEGEDRSEEHMVLEFADNVRIFVPTSLIHLVQKYVGASKAHPNLSKIGTNTWSKKKEKVTQAVADMASDMIRLQAAREAKEGITYPADSHWQEEFEAAFPYDETPDQLTAMESIRDDMQRPRPMDRLICGDVGYGKTEVAMRAAFRAMDAGKQVAMLVPTTVLAEQHFRSFCERMGEYPFAIEMLSRFRSGKQQKEILAGLAAGSIDMVIGTHRIVSPDIKFKDLGLIIIDEEQRFGVKAKETLKRLRLEIDILTLSATPIPRTLHMSLLGIRDISNLQTPPRGRQAIETRICRWDPELIRHAIVRELNRNGQVYFVHNKVYDIETLTDKLQQIVPEASFGIVHGQMNESELERQMLGFVSGQTDVLVATTIIESGLDIPNANTMFIHQADRYGLADMHQLRGRVGRYKHRAYCYLVIEEGKVLSTTSTRRLKALEEYSELGAGFKIAMRDLEIRGAGNILGTEQSGHISQVGYELYCQLLDNSVRELKNEPPREHPHVNLDLPITAYLPGDYIPPGRHKIEMYRKISTVGDEQQLEDLREELRDRFGTPPEPVEKLLALKELQVWARIISIDRIRIEEHFFVISGTDPRKLKILKQLSKHDLRLVDAHTIYVPIPGKIKLEEVASEQKILRFLKSVLQDR, from the coding sequence ATGGCTCCCGAGGAGGAAATGGTCGCCGGGACCGCGGCTGCGGTGGCCGGTATTCCCGATCTGGTTCCGTTGGTGGAATCCGCTCCTGAGATTGCAGAAATTGTCGCCGCCCTCCAGCGGGGACAGAGCGGGACTGTCGATGGTGCCTGGGGATCTTCACGCGCCCTCGCAACAGCCGTCTTCGCTCGAGCCTGTCCGGACACTCTGGTCGTTGTCGCTCCAAGGGCGTCAGACGTCGAAGATCTGACCGTCGACCTGGCCGAGTTTCTGGGACATGAACCGCCGGTCCTGCCGGTGATTGACGGGAGTCCGGCATCGTGGAATCCCGTTGATCCTCAATACGCCGTGCGTCTGGCGACGTTGAAGAAGCTCATTGACGGCGGCGTTTCCTGCCTTGTCACCTCCATCGAAGCACTGATGCAGCCGGTCCCTTCGGCAGATCAGATGCGGCAGTACTCGCGGATCCTTAAAGTCGGCGAAGAGCTCGACCTGGAGGAATTTTCACGCTGGCTGGTCGAGCATAACCTGGAACGCACGACCGCGATCGAGCTTCGGGGCGAGTTCGCGATCCACGGGGGGATCATCGACCTCTGGTCAACCGATGCGGCTCTTCCTTACCGCATTGAACTGTTCGGAGACGAGATCGAGTCGATCCGCACTTTTGATGTCGAATCGCAGCGGAAAGTGGACTCGCTCGAGGAAATCTCACTGACTCTCTTTCCCAAGTCGCTGAAGGGAAAACCGTTCAACGCCGGGAAAGAATTCTCGCAGCACCTGGCGTCTTATCTTCCTGCGGAAAGCTGGTTTGTGCTTTCTGAACTGCAGGAAGTGATGGACGAAGGGAAGCAGTATCTCGATCGCCTCGACGACCGGACCGGCCTGTTTCATGTGCGGGGTGCCATTGAGGGATGCACACAGTTTCCATCGGTCAGTATCTCCGCGATTTCAGCCGGAAGTTTCGAACAGAGTTGCGATCTGCGAACCGAATCGATCGAACGCTTCGCCTTCGGCGATTCGGATCCTCTCAACGAGCTGGAACAGTCGCTGGCGGCTGATGAGTCGGTCCTCCTCTGTTGTCTGAACGAAGGGGAACGGTCGCGGCTGGGGGAACTGATTGCCGAGAAGCATCCGGGGCTGCAGGAGCGAACACGGCTTTGCCTTGGACGGCTAACGCGTGGATTCCGTCTCGTGCGGCAGCGGCTGCTGGTCGTGGGCGATCACGAACTGTACGGCCGGCGAGATGTGCGGCCGAACCAGAAGAAGCGGACACTGCAGACGCGGGCCATCGAGAGTTTTCTCGAGCTCAACGAGGGTGACCTGGTCGTGCATGTCGGGCATGGCATCGGCAAGTATCGCGGCATGCAGCTGGTCGAAGGCGAAGACCGCTCTGAAGAGCACATGGTGCTCGAATTTGCGGACAACGTCCGCATCTTCGTGCCAACCTCGCTGATTCACCTGGTCCAGAAGTACGTTGGAGCCAGCAAAGCCCATCCGAATCTGTCCAAGATCGGCACGAATACCTGGAGCAAGAAAAAAGAGAAGGTGACGCAGGCCGTGGCCGACATGGCTTCGGACATGATTCGTCTTCAGGCCGCCCGGGAAGCCAAAGAGGGCATCACCTACCCGGCCGATTCGCACTGGCAGGAAGAGTTCGAAGCCGCCTTCCCGTACGATGAAACTCCCGACCAGTTGACCGCGATGGAATCGATCCGGGACGACATGCAGCGGCCCCGCCCGATGGACCGGCTGATCTGCGGCGATGTCGGGTACGGCAAGACGGAAGTCGCGATGCGGGCCGCCTTTCGGGCAATGGACGCCGGCAAGCAGGTCGCCATGCTGGTGCCGACCACCGTGCTGGCCGAGCAGCATTTTCGCAGTTTCTGTGAGCGGATGGGCGAGTATCCGTTCGCGATCGAAATGCTCTCCCGCTTCCGGTCGGGTAAGCAACAGAAGGAGATTCTCGCCGGGCTCGCCGCCGGATCGATTGATATGGTGATCGGGACCCATCGAATCGTCTCGCCCGATATCAAGTTCAAGGATCTCGGGCTGATTATCATCGATGAAGAGCAGCGATTCGGCGTGAAAGCCAAGGAAACGCTGAAGCGGCTCCGGCTCGAAATCGACATTCTCACGCTGTCAGCCACGCCGATTCCCCGCACATTGCATATGTCGCTGCTGGGAATCCGCGATATCTCCAACCTGCAGACGCCGCCTCGGGGTCGACAGGCGATCGAAACCCGGATCTGCCGCTGGGATCCGGAGCTGATTCGTCATGCGATCGTGCGGGAGCTGAACCGCAACGGGCAGGTTTATTTTGTGCACAACAAGGTCTACGACATTGAAACGCTGACCGACAAACTGCAGCAGATCGTGCCGGAAGCCTCCTTTGGCATCGTTCACGGACAGATGAACGAGAGCGAGCTTGAACGTCAGATGCTCGGCTTTGTCAGCGGACAAACCGATGTGCTGGTGGCGACGACGATCATCGAGAGTGGACTCGACATTCCCAACGCGAACACGATGTTCATTCACCAGGCCGACCGCTACGGACTGGCCGATATGCACCAGCTGCGGGGACGCGTCGGACGCTATAAACACAGGGCGTATTGCTATCTGGTCATCGAGGAAGGCAAGGTGCTTTCCACGACTTCCACGCGGCGGCTGAAGGCCCTGGAGGAGTACAGCGAGCTGGGAGCTGGCTTCAAGATTGCGATGCGGGACCTGGAAATCCGGGGTGCGGGGAATATTCTCGGCACCGAGCAGAGCGGCCATATTTCGCAGGTCGGTTATGAGCTCTACTGCCAGCTGCTCGACAACTCGGTCCGGGAACTCAAGAACGAGCCGCCCCGGGAACATCCGCACGTCAATCTCGATCTGCCGATCACCGCCTATCTGCCGGGGGACTACATTCCTCCCGGGCGGCATAAGATCGAGATGTACCGAAAGATCTCGACTGTGGGTGACGAACAACAGCTGGAAGATCTTCGCGAAGAACTGCGGGATCGCTTCGGAACGCCTCCTGAACCGGTCGAAAAGCTGCTGGCGCTGAAAGAATTACAAGTCTGGGCCCGGATTATCTCGATCGATCGGATTCGCATCGAAGAGCACTTCTTTGTGATCTCAGGGACCGATCCGCGTAAGCTGAAAATTCTCAAGCAGTTGTCAAAGCACGACTTGCGACTCGTGGATGCTCACACGATCTACGTTCCGATTCCCGGCAAGATCAAATTGGAAGAAGTCGCCTCGGAGCAAAAGATCCTCCGATTCCTTAAATCCGTGTTGCAGGATCGTTGA
- a CDS encoding peptidylprolyl isomerase, with the protein MPTDPKIPHAARFLARSPLRKTWVRTGWGLIGVTSLVTCLGCQQIKEHFNRVRPNNPVVGPPPPRLTMDDSQAPAGQAGVIAQTAALESGSKTGEVVPLSQFEIYGQNEISESTVVAIVNSNQILAGDVFGAYSQQMENMKAQLTPEQFAQAQRDLLKRDLPDHIERTLLAHALKTSLKQEQVEKLDQVLDEAFNEHVAKLLEKTGTASAMELNAKLKKEGTSLDDLRKTFGKHQLAMQYLATESEINIEIGRQELLEYYNAHLQDYSHPSRVKWQELRISFDGNDGRNGALEKLNDAVKDLQSGVSFGEVARKHSDGPTASLGGEWDWTIKGSLADEDVDNQLFTLPVGGISKIMETPNYFRVVRVISREDAHITPFEELQLEIRGTIIEAAQRKKTEEVVARLKKSATIETIFDSDPELHEKMRAFGKFTR; encoded by the coding sequence ATGCCAACGGATCCCAAGATTCCGCATGCCGCACGATTTCTCGCGCGTTCCCCGCTTCGTAAGACGTGGGTCCGAACGGGTTGGGGTCTGATCGGTGTGACGTCGCTGGTGACCTGCCTGGGCTGTCAGCAAATCAAAGAACATTTCAATCGCGTGCGTCCCAATAATCCCGTGGTCGGTCCCCCGCCGCCCCGGTTGACGATGGACGATTCCCAGGCGCCTGCCGGACAGGCCGGGGTGATCGCGCAGACAGCCGCTCTTGAAAGCGGCTCGAAGACCGGAGAAGTCGTTCCACTGTCTCAGTTCGAGATCTACGGGCAGAACGAGATCAGCGAGTCGACAGTCGTCGCCATCGTGAACAGCAATCAGATTCTGGCCGGTGACGTCTTCGGGGCTTACTCACAGCAGATGGAGAACATGAAGGCTCAGCTGACGCCGGAGCAGTTCGCTCAGGCTCAGCGGGATCTCCTCAAACGCGATCTGCCCGACCACATCGAACGGACACTGTTGGCTCATGCCCTGAAGACCTCGTTGAAGCAGGAACAGGTCGAAAAGCTCGATCAGGTTCTGGACGAAGCCTTCAACGAACACGTCGCCAAGCTGCTGGAAAAAACGGGCACGGCTTCGGCCATGGAGCTGAATGCCAAGCTGAAGAAAGAAGGAACGTCTCTGGACGATCTGCGAAAGACGTTCGGCAAGCATCAGCTGGCCATGCAGTACCTGGCCACCGAATCGGAGATCAACATCGAGATTGGTCGGCAGGAGCTGCTGGAGTACTACAACGCTCATCTGCAGGACTACTCGCATCCGTCCCGCGTGAAATGGCAGGAGCTGCGGATCTCGTTCGACGGAAACGACGGACGAAACGGGGCTCTCGAAAAACTCAACGACGCCGTCAAGGATCTGCAGTCGGGTGTTTCGTTTGGCGAAGTCGCCAGGAAGCACTCCGATGGTCCAACCGCTTCCCTGGGTGGCGAGTGGGACTGGACGATCAAAGGCAGCCTGGCGGACGAAGACGTCGACAATCAGCTGTTCACGCTGCCTGTCGGCGGCATCAGCAAGATTATGGAAACTCCCAATTACTTCCGCGTCGTTCGCGTGATTTCTCGGGAGGATGCCCACATCACACCGTTTGAAGAGCTTCAGCTGGAGATTCGCGGCACGATCATCGAAGCCGCCCAGCGAAAGAAGACCGAAGAAGTTGTGGCCCGTCTGAAGAAGTCGGCCACGATCGAAACCATTTTCGATTCCGATCCCGAACTCCACGAAAAGATGCGGGCCTTCGGAAAGTTTACGCGGTAG